One Carassius carassius chromosome 28, fCarCar2.1, whole genome shotgun sequence genomic window carries:
- the LOC132108351 gene encoding ras-related protein Rab-38-like gives MENHHLKEHLYKILVIGDLGVGKTSIIKRYVHQNFSPNYRATIGVDFALKVLSLDQETVRLQLWDIAGQERFGNMTRVYYREAMGAFIVFDVTRPSTFEAVTKWKEDLDAKLSLSNGKHVATVLLANKCDQGRDVLTNNGIKMEQFCQENGFVGWFETSAKENINIDEAAHCLVKHIIANENDLLQSEVADTISPQQESSRGGTCSACFRS, from the exons ATGGAGAACCATCACCTGAAGGAACACTTGTATAAAATCCTGGTGATCGGGGATCTTGGTGTGGGGAAAACCAGTATTATCAAGCGATACGTGCACCAGAACTTTTCACCAAACTACCGCGCGACGATCGGCGTGGATTTCGCGCTCAAAGTTCTCAGCCTCGACCAGGAGACCGTCAGACTACAACTCTGGGACATCgctg GCCAGGAGCGTTTCGGGAACATGACGCGGGTGTATTATCGAGAGGCCATGGGAGCCTTCATTGTTTTTGACGTCACCCGGCCATCGACGTTTGAAGCAGTGACGAAGTGGAAGGAGGATCTTGACGCCAAGTTGAGTTTATCCAATGGCAAACACGTTGCCACTGTGCTGCTCGCCAACAAGTGCGATCAGGGCAGAGATGTTCTCACTAACAATGGCATCAAAATGGAGCAGTTCTGCCAGGAGAACGGCTTTGTGGGATGGTTTGAAACTTCAGCCAAG gagAATATTAATATAGATGAGGCTGCACACTGTCTGGTGAAGCACATTATAGCTAATGAGAATGATCTGCTGCAGTCCGAGGTTGCAGACACCATCTCGCCGCAGCAGGAGTCCAGCCGCGGAGGAACCTGCTCGGCGTGTTTCAGGTCCTGA